DNA from Quercus lobata isolate SW786 chromosome 1, ValleyOak3.0 Primary Assembly, whole genome shotgun sequence:
tatgcctttctcataggattttttagttcttcccatcaaaaagagtgatacgagtgttaagtacaagagattacttaatcttactcatcacaaacaagagctacaaagctcacttgtttagttgtgcatagagatgctcatctaagctacaaaagatacaaagtttagaaaactttgtttcaatggtcatccaaggtacacaagtgccaatgtacacaaaacacacactgtttttgtattttttttatttttcaattttttttatatcaaaaacaaaataaacaaaactgaaaacaaacaaaaacatattaaacaaagcaaagcataaaaactagactgactcaaaataaaagcaaaacacataagttatgcaaaaacaaaacaaaaaacacaaagagagaagaaagtgatagaatcacctggagcccttttccttccacactttggaagaacctttcctttgattaaacccttgaatcggcggtgagggggaagaattgaaccCATtaaagttcgaaaggaacatgagggctttgagaagatttCCAAGGGGAGTAAGAAAGGATTGAAGTTGATGCTGGtttccagatgctatcatgccgttactttgttgagtggctaacaacttatagcaatttggtcaagtatgaccggcaactccacaatgatgacagagatgctgcttcttttgtttaagcttttgagagttagccttcttagccttAGGGTTTTTAGCTTCCTTTTTATCTTGCTTAgagggtgctcctaagatagatttacctttgtctatgtTCTTACTagctaaataaattttaaaatcattgttctcaatttcaacattattactaGAAGGACCAAAAACAATAGTACTAGTGGAAGCAgtattagaagaagagaaaccataccctaaacctgttcgatcagaagcagatttctgaagactaagcatctcatcaagctttgcacttgaagtcctctctagttgagctctaacttgaaatagctctgcttcaagcttcttggtcttctcagccaagaaattattctcgaacctcaatgctccaatagtctaattagcttcatcaaactttgtggaaaactcttcacgatcaagttccacatcactgagcttcttgatggtcagcctataaagtttcacatgtttctcaaaaagcttgtataatttctcataggctgtatggatatcatcttgatcatccatcttctcaaactaggactccaccaattcctcttcttcatccacatcttcaacaatgtCCTCAGTAGGATTTatagtggcagtgaaggcattaaGAATTTCGTCATcgtcattgtcggaatcatcttCAAGCTTGGTGTCgctcaaagtagcagcaagtgccttgctcttcccaatgcacttgagatatgtaggacactcctgtttcatgtgaccgaagcctttacacccaaagcacttaggtcctgcgaGAACAATGTATTGActgccatccctagcatccttcttccctttgtcttggctcttgaactgagaagaactggacTGCCTACAGTTCTTGTTgaagcccttcccattggcatttttcatgaacttcttgaattgcctggtGATGTAAGACTTCATCTTTGAATCTTCATCGTCTAAAGACTCATCTGTGTCACTACTCTTAGCCTTTAGTGTcatgctcttgcctttacccAATTTGCCAATTCTAGTTAACACTAGCTCGTAAATCTGTAAATTGCCAACCAGCTCtatcaaaggaatcttgtcaatatcctttgattccttgatCATCATGATCTTtgcatggaatctctcgggaAAATATCTgagcactttcctcacaatcttaggttcaggaatggtttccccaagattgaaggctgagttcactatgtccttaagcttggcatagaactcattgaacgactcatcctcctccatcttaatctcttcgaaacttgtagtaagcctctgaagctttgaatccttgacagccttggttctttcataggttgtctggaggatggttCATGCCTCCTTAGTAGTTTCAGtaaaggatatcttcttgaactcctcattagtgactacactgaataaagcattcaatgccctactATTGAAGTTTGCTGTCTTGATtttggcatcatcccaatcggctagtgcttcctttggcttggtctaGCCAATCTTTACAACTTGCCACAACTTCTCATCTAGAGACTACAAGAGAGCtctcatgtgtactttccaatatgcatagttagtgtcatcaaataaaagaggtataattaatgactgtcctctatccatgacaaacaggggtcaatggatcaacactaCAAAGATTAGCCCTAATCAAAGtgtgtctgctctgataccacttgataggccaaaaacaaattgaccccttgtgaaaattaaccaattaatttagtcaagtgaattaattaagttaattaatatgaaaacgcgtagtagcacaaacaaatcaccaattaaactaagtatgcagcggaaaataaattgacacggtgatttgtttacaaatggggaaaaccaacacgacaaaaaccccaccgggtgattttaaggtcaccactcccgaaattcaacaattatcacaacaagcggttacaagtaagggaatcacagtaccttataccaacctacagttgaacccttactccaatacctaattggacttgttctgtagtgacattttctccttttgatgcacagctcctagtacgtgactacccaattgcgcggatcccagtacgcgacttcaatcaccaactagagaagttTGTTGGCAAcaaagttcttcatttcatcccaatgatgaagattaagaagatgcttggtcacaaaaccctacggtgcacaaacacaacaacttcttcacaagaatgatgaactagggtaaaactatgtctccagtcacaaattgcttgaacaaactttgctcaacacttgtgcaacttatgaacgctttgacggcccttaaaataatccttttatatgtctagggttgtgagaaaagaaaacccaaacacataaacacgaattggagtcaaaacaaaactgaaaatctgtttttcataaatctcgacagataccctatatGTTGAGCTGTTGTCGAGCCACAGGGCTGAATAGCTCTTTTAAGCTCGATGGATGGCtagttgttgagctttaatgacagacactttttagcttgaatcttggacagacatgcatggttttaacacttgatcttgaaacaaagtttcttgaagtattaaacacatcctaaatctactcaaatacaagtaaagtgcattttgtcaaagaattagccaattacataaaataatgacatatattcctaacaagtgaatcacatatgtcctaacaatttcTAGGCAATAAATCTACCAATCGGCTGTCTCACTTCTACTATAGATTTCTCATTCAAATTTGATTGAAATGAGACAACCATATCATAATACCTCCTATTTGTCTCGCTATCTAGTTTATCATATTTAGTTTTCCTATAGAATCACAAGCTCAAAGTTCATTTCCTTTGCTGAATTTCATCAACTTTTTAAGGGAGATTGGCCGTCTTACAGCTTGATATTTCACTCTGGCTTGAATACATGATGAATTTTCAGAGCGATTATCCTTAAGAAGCGTCTGTATATTCCCATTTCTATTTTCAGATGCATCTCATAAATCTGAAACCAACCCACCTTAATTTAATTGATTAGTGTCAGTAAGGTCTAGAAGGTGGACTACTCGCATGTAGTTGCTATGAACTATGAGAGTGCATTGGAAAAGGTTCTCCAAAGATATACCTTCTTCCTTAGTAGAAACATGTGGAAGTTTTAGTGCCTCTCTCTATCACAAAATGACAGTCTCTCTTCCTTCCTATATCTTGTTTAGCCATGGTTAGACTGAATGGGTGCATTTATTATATATTGGAACCCCGCCAAATCAGGGGGTGGGTACTACAACAACGAAATATTCAAATGTTTGAAAATGTTAGGTGTGAAGCCAATTGTCTGGGGCCTGTCCTTTTCTGGGCAAAACCTTGGGGGAAGTGAAGGAAAAATCATGGAAAActcttaaaatttttcagcAATACTATGGGGATTTTAGGCAACTTATTGATATATTTGGAAATGATTGATAAATTTGTAAGTAAATATTTCTTAGAAaatccatttttaaaaaaagaaaaagaaaaaagacattgCTCCTGCACCTTCgtcttttcatattttattaaaatagtttAGTTCCTTTAATTGTTGCATGAGGTTTATCCTATGTTTTCCAGTAccaattcattttattttatcaagACCTCTATTTAATTAAAGGCAACTTATACGCTTGACATTCTCTACCTGCAAGGAGAGTTTCATGGGACTTTGATTATAATTTGGCTAATCATATCTGCTAGCTAGGTGtcattgtatatatatttgaatttgaatatgagCAGTCTATAATTGCAAAATCAAATTCATATATTTGAATTCACAATGATATTGACtgacttttaatttatttccatAAAATTGTATGATATAATAACAGTGACATTTTAAAGTTCTAAAACATAGATTCTGGTAGTTAATCTCAATAGTACCTGCTTTGCTTCATACAGCTTAGAAATCTCGGCAAGTTCTATGTGGTTTTGATACTCATTCTTCTTCCTAGCTACTTCCCTGCCAATGATTCTCTCATTTGCTACGAACATTGAACTGGAGTCCACTCTGCATCCAAACCCcactaaaaaagaaaggagaagaagtgtaagaaagtaattaattaaactACTGACAGAACTCTATACATTCTATTACTATTCTTTTAGTTGATTTgcttttcttccttctccttccttTCAGGAGATAAAAACATGAATGCTTACACAGCTTTCTGCTTCCCATGATAGATAGCGTACTTGGGGTTTTAACCTGATGAATGACTGCAAGGAGGGTGAGCTTATCTCCAGGCTTAAGTGCTAAGCCATGCAGTGCCCACCCGATTGCACCTGAACTAACTTCTCTTGATGCATCCTGAATCACCACCACCCTCTGTGCTTCCATGGAAGTAGTTAATAGTTTTGAAACTCTTTACTTGAGCTACAATAATTTGTGTCAAATttggagaggaaaagaaaacaaatgcaGTATAAGAAGATTGATATTCACACTATAGTAGTACATACAGGTTATAGCAAGAGGACACGAGTCATCATCATCTGTTAAAGTATTTGAGAATCTTtctattttcactttttggtcTTAGATTTTTGAAGTGTAAAGCAATGTGTGGAAAATGGGCAACCatagaaaattaaaacatttagtAAGTTAACCAAAggttaaagaaaaattgaaaatagaacTGAATCTTGCATAGCCAAATGCCTATAAAGATTTAAGTTGAAAAGGTCAAGTTAAAATGAATATACGAGAATACAAAGAGTGCTGAATTTAGGAGAACATCAATGAAGTTTCAAGCGCATATGGTATATCCGAAAGGAATGAGATGATCGGATTTAAGGTTGTAGGTTTGTAGAGAATAGAGACAGAGAGTTTGGGAAATTCTGATGgaagaaataaagttttcttgAGGGAGTTCCtatttttaaatagaataaGTCAAGAAGAATCCTCAACAATTGCTCATGCTATCTTACAAAAATAGTGACACTGGATTTTGGTTCAAGATTCTATCTCCGCTTGAAGATGCAAATTCGTTGTACTCAAAAATGGAAGAGGAGTCATCACCTCGATATAAATGTTGCTTTTTGTTAGCTTTTGTCCATAGTGACTCGAAAACATCATCAATATGTATGTCAAATGCTAGTATCGATAATTGGaatcgagttttttttttttttttttaaacagtatttatgtatatgtatttcTAAACCAAGCTAAAAAAACAACCAATCATTCTCATAGATCAATTTGGGTGCTTAGATTTAGACTTGTTTATTATTGGCTCATGATGATTACCGAAATATTAACACATTCAAATGCAATGTGTATTTGCATCTAAATGTGTTAATCCTAAAACGGTACATCGACATTAACCAGTACTGGCATATTTCGTTTCTTTAGCTAAATTGAAATGGTCTTTGGTATGATATTAACTCTCTTATTCCTAAGTTTGTACCTTAACTTTAGACTTACCGTCTAGTTAAGTTAGACCTATGTGTAAGGGTCAAAATAGTGATCCACAATTAGGGACTCATGTGTCATGTAATTAGGGGGTAACACCCATCTTCATTATAACCCTAGAGCTAGTGGCATACTCTAGGACTCATGTGTCATAATAGGTCTATACTAGGTTACAAGTGTAGTAGCATTCACGGGTCACCCATTGGAGCGCCCACAACCACAACAATAGATATTCCATGATTGGTGGACACTCCATCTCTCACCCTTGAAACATGCAAACCTCGCTAGGGGATTGGTTCATATTTCAATAACGACAATTTACACCCTTAAAACGTTTATATTTAACTTAGAAAGAAAAATGCATTAGAAATGCAATTGGTCTTGTCATGCTAGAATTACACTACTTTTATTTCAACTTTTTAAAGGAAGTTATTTTATAcgatttttttcaaatatattttgttgatttgaTTTCAACTGAAGGAATGACAGAGAGACAATACATACACTTTCTTAGCCAAGTTGCATTACCATCATGGCTAATCTAGTGTTTCATGAATGTACGAAACACATAAAAACTGATTATCACTTAGTACCTGACAAAATTCAAAAGTCTATAATCTGCTATTGGTTGCTTCTGGTTATCATGTTGCTATTTGTTGTTAGTCTCTTCTTGGGACTTGTGGTTGAATCTTAAGTCTTTTGGCTTGTGTGAATAGGATTTGGCTTAcctccaatacttttttaactagaatcttcttttgttttaatgaaagaCTGCCACATCACCCGCTATCTAAATAAAAGGTGAAGATTAAAACCTACTACCACatgtcattgtatatttaaaacaaaaatacatgtCTAGTTAAAAAAGCACAGGAGGTAAGTTAAACCCATGTGAATTTTGTAATTGtgtatttcaataaaattttgcttcattatcaaaaaaaaaaaattcggaaGGGTATAATCAAGGCTATACATGTTTCTAGTTGTCATCAAGTTGTAGATATACTTACTAATAAATGACTTGGTCTTCCATTATTTTCAAAGCTTATGCTTAAGGTGTGATTGCTAAACATATACTCTTCCTCAGCCTATACTAATTCAAATCAGTGAACCTATTGCTACTTCAGCAAGTGTCATTTTGAGGGGGACTGttaagtaaaagaaagaaaaacagtaAGCTACAAGTCATGTTCTGCATTAAACACAACAATGGCAACTTCACATAAGTAGACATTCATGTGAATGGCACAAGATCACTTTTAGGAGGTGTTTAGTTTGTTGTGATATGCCCTTGATGTGATGCACATTATGATGATGTGACATTaagatttttggtttattttattttttctaacattaccataatttaaaattataaaatatatcacatcatctTAATTTCATCACCTTCCTAAACAATGTAAtgttgtatttttgtatttagcCAATGTTGTATTTACTTCCCTGTGATAGTTAAAAGGGTTTTGCAGTAATGGTCAAAATTAAGCAGGTTGTAGATTTTGATGTTGATAAAGAGATCAGGTAATTAGGGCATCAGctttttagaatatatatattaagaatgTTAGATATTTTCTGTTAAGATGGACTTCCATTAGTTGGATTATCAGTTTGTGAAAAATAGGATGTAcaaaaggtttttcttttttttattaataacaattgTTATATAGATAGCTTAcgaaacatgaaaaaaaaaagttaataaattttgttacTCTTAAAGGtttagaacaaaaaatatttaaaaactataaatacatttataactATAATTAAGAGGCATTAGTAAATTTGGTTAACTCAAAGAGGCATTAGTAACTTTCCATGTAATGTTCATAGTCagtaaatgaaaataaattgtaagttATATTTATCATCAAAACCCCAGTATATAACACTCACCATTGTGACTCCATCTTAAACACAACCTCCTCCTGCTTTGTTGTTACaatacatacttttcttctgTTATAGTCTTGTAACACGAAGAAGTACTCTACTAGTGATGGCGTTTAAGTGCTTTATCTTAGATTTATTCATTACAATATTTATCTTTAGTATTGATGCTACCCTTGCAACTCGCCATCTTTTCCAATCTTCTCAACCTAGTATACCAAACTTGCCAGTCATACCCACATTGCCTGAACCAACACTACCACCTTTACCTTCACTGCCAATTTTGCCAAAGCCAACACTACCGCCTTTACCTTCATTGACAACGTTGCCAAAGCCAACGCTACCATCTTTGCTGCCTCCATTGCCAAAGTTGTCAAAGCCAACATTACCACCTTTGCTGCCACCATTGCCAACATTGTCAAAGCCAACACTTCCAACTTTGCTACCTTCATTGCCAAAGTTGCCAACACTACCACCTTTGTTGCCTCCATTGCCAACATTGCCAAAGCCAACGCTACCACCTTTGCTTCCTCCATTGTCAACATTGCCAAAGCCAACGCTACCACCATTGCCCACATTTCTGTCTATCCCCACTATTCCAACTCTACCAAAACCAGCATTGTGAACCATTCCCTCAATCCCACAAACCCTAATTACTAAAAAGGTGTAGTCCAAATGTCCACAATAATTTAGTTCAATTACAAGGTTTAcgatactataaaataaaagaaaaaactattgtGTTGGATGGTGGTAGAATTGTGTTAATAAATTGAGggcctctttcttttttagcaTCTCAAATATTATGTGAGGATTTAATTTATGATGTGATATTTATTTTATCGCGAATTATTATGTTCATCTTGGAGTTTGATTTTATGTTATCATACTTAATAATCTATGTTCAtaataatcttttaaattttcgATTGGGATTTCTTCTAATTTGTTGCCGTTGTTATTAGAGAAATGAGAATGATATCTATCCATCAAAATTTGTCTATTGACCTTGGCTTATCTTCTACCAAGATTAAGGATTTGAAGGCCAAAATAAGGGGgcaattaagaaaatatatataaagtaagtAAGTAACAAATTTAGACAATAACATCAAAAGGCTATACCATCACTAAAGAACTAGGTCAAAGGGTacaattttgataaaaattactCATCACAAACTCCCATGACacacaacaaaatattttgcaaatttaGTGGTACATATATACGcatcataaattttatatatatatatatatatatatatatatatttatatgtacatattattatttattttcattatcaaaatcaaaactaaaaaatgatcTTAGATGTTTCAGGATCAATAGGCTTCATTCAAGTAGTTGCGTTATCTTATACGGATATAAGCTTATAGTTtcctttattttctaaaaaataagataGTCTCATCAATACAAAACAATGTTGAGCTAGCTCTTAATAATATATACATCATTATGTGGCCAatgccctatatatatatatatatatatatataaaattgttggATACACAAAATGGTGACACGTGCCCCTTAATCAAAGCCTACAACAATGACATGTGTGAAAACATTTAATAATTATCAAACTtaataataaatacatttaaaaaaaaaatttgaaaaggaaGAGAACCGCCACAcctttaatattaaaaaacgtatgagatgaagaatttgactaggaaaaaatccaaaattaaacGACTTATTTGGTTACGaacttaattatattatcattaccatatttataattattatgttataaataaataatacaatagaAGTACTCAAGTGTAAAAGCACACTTATAACTCTTCGCAATGACAGCCTGGGCCATCTACAGCCAAAGAAATCAAGTCCTTTTGAATTTCCCTAGCTACAATGTTGATCATCTTGCCTAGGTTTCAAGAGAGAGGCTAGAGGAATTTAAGGCTGTCCTCCCACCGAAACCTCCCCAATTTCCAAAGCCTAATTTTGCATGGAGGCCTCCACCAAATGAGATGTTTAAGATAAACTTCGACAGTGCTGTTTTCTGAAATGAGAATAAGAGTGGTATCAGGGTTGGCATCCGGAATCAAGCTGGCCTTGTTATTGCATCTCTTTCTCAGAACTTCCATGTGCCTATCAAGCTCTGAAATTGAAGCTTTGGCAGCGACTCGTGCTCTCAAGTTTGGGTCAGAAATTGGAGTTGCCATGCTATTCTAGAGGGAGACTCAAAGCTGGTCATGACAACTTTGGTGGAAGAAGGAGTGTCCTTAGCCTCAATTGATATGTTAATTAAGGATGTAGTTCACCTTTCTACTTCGTTTTCTAAATTGTTGTACTCTTATACAAGGAGAGACGGGAATAGACTTTCCTATAGTTTGGCCAAGCATTTTATCAATGTTGATGGAGGACGTTTCACCAATTTCTTTCTCTGTGTTTTAGGCTGATTTGGCCAAACTTTATTCAGTTTAATAGAAGCATTTAAGGTCTTCTTTctcaaccaccaaaaaaaaaaaaaacataaggaTATAATATTAGtttcttataataaataatagaagttgtcgtaaattattttaaatttaaaaaacaaaagggaaacaaCATTTGAGAGTCTTTCAGTGTTAACTAAGAAGCTTAAAAGGTCGATAAATAACTTTTGGAATATCAAAACGGTTGATAGCCCATTCaaaaatgttaggacatatgtgattcacttgttaggaatatatgtcatgtaactggctaatcctttgacaaaacgcact
Protein-coding regions in this window:
- the LOC115950662 gene encoding uncharacterized protein LOC115950662, producing the protein MVHNAGFGRVGIVGIDRNVGNGGSVGFGNVDNGGSKGGSVGFGNVGNGGNKGGSVGNFGNEGSKVGSVGFDNVGNGGSKGGNVGFDNFGNGGSKDGSVGFGNVVNEGKGGSVGFGKIGSEGKGGSVGSGNVGMTGKFGILG